A window of Streptomyces sp. SAI-127 contains these coding sequences:
- a CDS encoding GNAT family N-acetyltransferase, whose translation MTERAAAVESVAQLSTVWRAMVLDRDKDADVRELPGVTVRWADCRFAFWNAVTLTEAGADAALLERRMGQAADIMRSKKQPGFLWLFEDLLADDARAAREEAAQRAGLAHAFPGTGMAGDLLPIPEPRHPDLTFERVTTDEHLRAYADLNSRAYGFALEEGRDGLVGSTLWKKEVYAYLALRDGVPVACAATVEAEGRLFVLLVATDPDAQRRGYGEAVTRKALYEGARATGLTRATLHATVAGAPVYPRIGFEPNSPMHFYGLAD comes from the coding sequence GTGACGGAACGGGCGGCCGCGGTCGAATCGGTGGCTCAGCTTTCCACGGTCTGGCGGGCCATGGTGCTCGACCGCGACAAGGACGCGGACGTACGGGAACTCCCAGGTGTCACCGTCCGCTGGGCGGACTGCCGCTTCGCCTTCTGGAACGCGGTGACACTGACCGAGGCCGGTGCGGACGCGGCGCTCCTCGAACGGCGTATGGGTCAGGCGGCGGACATCATGCGGTCCAAGAAGCAGCCCGGCTTCCTGTGGCTCTTCGAGGACCTGCTCGCGGACGACGCGCGCGCGGCACGGGAGGAGGCGGCACAGCGAGCCGGACTGGCCCACGCCTTCCCCGGCACCGGGATGGCCGGCGACCTGCTGCCGATCCCCGAACCCCGGCATCCGGACCTGACGTTCGAGCGGGTGACCACCGACGAACACCTGCGGGCCTACGCGGACCTCAACTCGCGCGCCTACGGCTTTGCCTTGGAGGAGGGCCGGGACGGCCTCGTCGGCTCGACGCTGTGGAAGAAGGAGGTCTACGCCTACCTGGCCCTGCGCGACGGTGTCCCGGTCGCCTGTGCCGCGACGGTCGAGGCGGAAGGCCGGCTGTTCGTGCTGCTCGTCGCCACCGATCCGGACGCGCAGCGCCGAGGATACGGCGAGGCGGTGACGCGCAAGGCGCTGTACGAGGGTGCCCGGGCCACCGGACTGACCCGTGCCACTCTGCACGCGACCGTCGCCGGAGCTCCGGTGTACCCGCGGATCGGCTTCGAGCCGAACTCACCGATGCACTTCTACGGACTGGCGGACTGA